One stretch of Corynebacterium auriscanis DNA includes these proteins:
- a CDS encoding MarR family winged helix-turn-helix transcriptional regulator gives MAQSVDLPADLLSSPSFQLERLRRRTREFVETALADEGYNLREYWVLTCLVAGDAASQATLGEILGVDRSDMVRLVDSLEKRNLAKRVKDPKDRRRQIISITKKGVKAHDALRPLVTKAEDAALDESTSKQLKHLHKLAQAIISSEGN, from the coding sequence ATGGCTCAATCCGTCGATCTACCTGCAGACCTGCTCTCCTCCCCCTCCTTCCAGCTTGAGCGCCTGCGCCGTCGCACCCGCGAATTCGTGGAAACCGCACTCGCTGATGAGGGTTACAACCTACGTGAATACTGGGTTTTAACCTGCCTTGTTGCAGGGGATGCCGCCAGCCAGGCCACGTTGGGTGAAATCCTTGGCGTGGACCGCTCCGACATGGTCCGTTTGGTGGATTCCTTGGAAAAGCGGAATCTAGCCAAGCGCGTTAAGGACCCCAAGGATCGTCGTCGCCAAATTATCTCCATCACCAAAAAAGGCGTAAAGGCACACGATGCCCTGCGCCCCTTAGTCACCAAAGCCGAGGATGCCGCCTTGGATGAATCCACATCCAAGCAGCTCAAGCACCTCCACAAGCTCGCGCAAGCCATCATTTCCAGCGAAGGTAACTAA